In Geminocystis sp. NIES-3708, a single window of DNA contains:
- a CDS encoding PAS domain-containing hybrid sensor histidine kinase/response regulator: MTENDRERQAKKQFISENKIVNLESVLATNQKFLQQITDNSPQILYILDVINWTNLYVNSRCINILGYTPQEFALGGSKIFYDILHPNDLELLSVNQNFWKTAKDDDILTTEYRMRHKDGFWIWLRSQDVVFVRDENNQVRQILGTAQDITEQKKIEQSLIQAKELAEAATKAKSEFLANMSHEIRTPMNGVLNMAHLLLKTNLTPSQEDIVQIIVDSGETLLVVINDILDFSKIQSGRLRLEEHPFILKDMIKSVVNLFYPEALKKQITLTYFINPDVPNHILGDRTRLQQILFNLIGNGIKFTEKGEVFIFVNSKLLSEKKYEIRISIKDTGIGIEKKHLNKLFQSFTQGDTSITRKYGGTGLGLAISKNLVTLMGGKIWVESNGSIGGNPPFKWFSDIDDDEENIQGSIFHFTFITQDASGYQLTEEISADFSPKSPEEKSNLKILVAEDYKPNQKVIDYLLTSLGYSADIVTNGLEVLEILKIQSYDVILMDMQMPEMDGITTTRLIRQSIIEQPYIIALTANVLEENRQQCLDVGMNDFISKPIIIDELEKALEKIL, encoded by the coding sequence ATGACAGAAAATGATCGAGAAAGACAAGCAAAAAAACAGTTTATTTCTGAGAATAAAATTGTTAATTTAGAGTCCGTTTTAGCTACAAACCAAAAATTTCTTCAACAAATTACTGATAATTCCCCACAAATTCTTTATATTTTAGATGTCATTAATTGGACAAATCTTTATGTAAATAGTAGATGTATAAATATATTAGGTTATACTCCTCAAGAATTTGCACTAGGTGGTAGTAAAATTTTTTACGATATTCTACATCCTAATGATTTAGAGTTACTTTCTGTCAATCAAAATTTCTGGAAAACAGCTAAAGATGATGATATTTTAACCACTGAATATCGAATGCGTCATAAAGATGGTTTCTGGATTTGGTTGCGATCGCAAGATGTAGTCTTCGTCAGAGATGAAAATAATCAAGTAAGACAAATTTTAGGTACAGCACAAGATATTACAGAACAAAAAAAAATTGAACAATCTTTAATTCAAGCCAAAGAATTAGCAGAAGCGGCAACAAAAGCAAAAAGTGAATTTCTCGCCAATATGAGTCATGAAATTAGGACTCCTATGAATGGAGTTTTAAATATGGCACACTTACTTTTAAAAACAAATTTAACACCTTCACAAGAAGATATTGTTCAAATTATTGTTGATAGCGGAGAAACTCTTTTAGTAGTTATTAACGATATACTTGATTTTTCTAAAATTCAGTCAGGGAGATTAAGGTTAGAAGAGCATCCTTTTATTTTAAAAGATATGATTAAATCGGTGGTCAATCTTTTTTATCCTGAGGCTTTAAAAAAACAAATTACTCTTACTTATTTTATTAATCCTGATGTGCCTAACCATATTTTAGGCGATCGCACTCGTTTACAACAAATTTTATTCAACCTCATCGGCAATGGGATTAAATTTACCGAAAAAGGGGAAGTTTTCATTTTTGTTAACAGTAAATTATTATCAGAGAAAAAATATGAAATCAGAATTTCCATCAAAGATACTGGTATAGGCATTGAGAAAAAGCATCTCAACAAATTATTTCAATCTTTTACCCAAGGAGATACTTCTATTACTCGTAAATATGGTGGCACAGGTTTAGGTTTGGCAATTAGTAAAAATTTAGTAACATTAATGGGGGGAAAAATTTGGGTAGAAAGTAATGGTAGTATTGGCGGAAATCCTCCTTTCAAATGGTTTTCTGATATTGATGATGATGAAGAAAATATACAAGGCTCAATTTTTCATTTTACTTTCATAACTCAGGATGCTTCTGGTTATCAATTAACAGAGGAAATATCAGCAGATTTTTCTCCAAAATCCCCAGAGGAAAAATCAAACCTGAAAATTTTAGTAGCAGAAGATTATAAACCTAATCAAAAAGTCATAGATTATTTACTTACCAGTCTTGGTTATAGTGCAGATATTGTTACCAATGGATTAGAAGTATTAGAGATATTAAAAATACAATCCTATGATGTTATTTTAATGGATATGCAAATGCCAGAAATGGATGGCATCACCACCACTCGATTAATTCGTCAATCAATAATTGAACAACCCTATATCATTGCTTTAACTGCGAATGTATTAGAAGAAAATCGACAACAATGTTTAGATGTAGGAATGAATGATTTTATTAGCAAACCAATTATTATAGATGAACTTGAAAAGGCTTTAGAGAAAATTCTCTAA
- a CDS encoding sigma-70 family RNA polymerase sigma factor — MSIANNNAEITDLELVRKCQKGDQNSFRLLYQRYQYKVRATLYKLCGSELLDDLQQEVFLKTWKALPKLREAKYFSTWLYRICWNVASDHSLSRKRDQDRQQNQIAQAKQSLNTNLGSVNYSQTGLLQLHYQELIELALQNISLEHRAVIVLHDLEDLPQKEIAEILAIPVGTVKSRLFRARQILRQFLQQQGVNL, encoded by the coding sequence ATGTCAATAGCAAATAATAATGCAGAGATTACTGATTTGGAGTTAGTGCGAAAATGTCAAAAAGGCGATCAAAATTCTTTTCGTTTACTTTACCAACGGTATCAATACAAAGTTAGGGCTACTTTATATAAATTATGCGGTAGCGAATTACTCGATGATTTACAACAGGAGGTATTTTTAAAAACATGGAAAGCATTACCTAAATTACGAGAGGCAAAATATTTTTCCACATGGCTTTATCGTATTTGTTGGAATGTCGCTTCTGATCATAGTCTATCCCGTAAGCGTGATCAAGATCGTCAACAAAATCAAATAGCTCAAGCAAAACAATCTTTAAACACGAATTTAGGTTCGGTAAATTATTCTCAAACGGGCTTATTGCAATTACATTATCAAGAATTGATCGAGTTAGCATTGCAAAATATTAGTCTCGAACATCGTGCAGTAATTGTTTTGCATGATTTAGAAGATTTACCCCAAAAAGAAATTGCTGAAATTTTAGCTATTCCCGTAGGTACAGTGAAATCAAGATTATTTAGAGCCAGACAAATTTTACGCCAATTTTTGCAACAGCAAGGAGTTAATTTATGA
- a CDS encoding Spy/CpxP family protein refolding chaperone — MKTQINYLLSLAILSSIGISFSAVAAEKPIPNEANITTQIAQNTTPTKQKGEGKKDKLMEKLNLTSQQKQQMESIRSKYQPQINSLREQMRTEREKMSTMMRNNESENSLRAQHQSITALNQKMQNLRFESMLEMQEVLTPEQRQQFSQMMGERRANDRGTQK, encoded by the coding sequence ATGAAAACTCAAATCAACTATCTTCTCAGCTTGGCTATTTTATCTTCTATAGGAATCAGTTTTAGTGCTGTTGCAGCGGAAAAACCGATCCCCAATGAAGCTAATATAACAACACAAATTGCTCAAAATACCACTCCTACCAAACAAAAAGGAGAAGGTAAGAAAGATAAATTAATGGAAAAACTGAATCTGACGAGTCAACAAAAACAACAGATGGAGTCTATCCGTAGTAAATATCAACCACAGATTAACAGTCTCCGAGAACAAATGCGCACAGAAAGAGAAAAAATGTCAACCATGATGCGCAATAATGAATCTGAAAATAGTTTAAGAGCTCAACACCAATCTATAACAGCGTTAAATCAAAAAATGCAAAATTTACGTTTTGAAAGTATGTTAGAAATGCAAGAAGTATTAACTCCTGAACAACGTCAACAATTTTCGCAAATGATGGGAGAAAGAAGAGCAAATGATCGAGGGACACAAAAATAA
- a CDS encoding calcium-binding protein, translating to MPTQNITVSTNTTISAQTFSLIGTTLVDLLSISLVTDNDINTNTINVSGDSGNDLIIVNLVAEDNISSNNITLSGGNGNDLIELSLVANSSISNNTILVNGDAGNDTINLVLAGYSSTISNNSITVNGGSGNDIINVNISQAYSSDVQSNTVVVDGGVGNDNINIVLQNGTSDLYNNDVIATGNTGNDIINVSLLGMDGSSVYSNTVTVDGGAGNDTINILLENGTDDLSNNDVTVIGGTGNDIINVSLLGADGSYVSSNSVNIDSGAGDDTITVLLTGGSSTIQDNDITITAGDGHDVINVSLLDTYSSGITSNTVSIDGGNGNNNIKVLLNSGTSEISNNDVTINSGTGVDTISVKFISFTSAIYSNTVNINSGSNNDTINFEFNSGSYSIYSNDININGGSGNDLISAKLLSGSSDISDNTIILDGGTGNDLINLELLSGDDSVSSNNITVNGDTGNDQISIILVGADADVYSNTINVNGGAGNDLISISLTGGSNTAVYSNTINIDGGAGKDTINLDINGLFSDLAVTTPSVTTLAKNDINLTYNTLADLGDLINGVPTTANEAVIFRFNRTVFNGDANNDGILDSPLSPYFSFDQAQGRLFYDVNGVASGGSVLVADFDSSIIITADNITFF from the coding sequence ATGCCGACTCAAAATATCACTGTTTCAACAAATACAACTATCTCTGCTCAGACTTTCAGTCTCATTGGCACTACTTTAGTGGACTTATTATCTATTAGTTTAGTTACTGATAATGACATAAATACCAACACAATTAATGTTAGTGGTGACTCAGGAAATGACTTAATCATTGTAAACCTTGTTGCTGAAGATAATATTTCAAGTAACAATATTACTTTATCTGGTGGCAATGGTAATGATCTTATTGAACTTAGTTTAGTCGCAAATTCTTCTATTAGTAACAATACAATCTTAGTCAATGGAGATGCAGGTAATGATACTATTAATCTTGTTCTAGCAGGTTACTCATCAACCATTAGCAATAATTCTATTACCGTTAACGGTGGTAGTGGTAATGATATAATTAACGTCAATATTTCTCAAGCATATTCAAGTGATGTACAATCTAATACAGTAGTAGTAGATGGTGGCGTAGGCAATGATAACATTAATATCGTTCTGCAGAATGGAACTTCTGACTTATACAATAATGATGTTATCGCCACTGGTAATACGGGTAATGACATCATCAATGTCTCTCTTCTCGGCATGGATGGTTCTTCTGTTTACAGTAATACGGTAACAGTTGATGGAGGTGCAGGAAATGATACCATTAATATCCTTCTGGAAAATGGCACTGATGACTTATCTAATAATGACGTTACCGTTATCGGTGGTACAGGTAATGACATTATTAATGTCTCTCTTCTCGGTGCTGATGGTTCTTATGTAAGTAGCAACAGTGTAAATATTGATAGTGGTGCAGGAGATGATACTATTACAGTTCTTTTGACTGGTGGTAGTTCAACTATCCAAGATAATGATATTACTATAACGGCTGGTGATGGTCATGATGTCATCAATGTATCTCTTCTTGATACTTATAGCAGTGGAATTACAAGTAATACAGTAAGTATTGATGGTGGCAATGGTAATAATAATATCAAAGTTTTGTTGAACTCTGGTACTTCCGAAATTTCCAATAATGATGTAACCATTAATAGTGGTACTGGAGTTGATACCATTAGTGTTAAATTCATCTCCTTCACTAGTGCGATTTATTCCAATACGGTGAATATTAATAGTGGAAGCAACAATGATACTATTAATTTTGAGTTTAATAGTGGTTCATATTCCATCTATAGCAATGATATAAACATCAACGGAGGTAGCGGCAATGATTTAATTTCCGCAAAACTCTTATCTGGTTCATCAGATATTAGCGATAATACTATAATCCTTGATGGTGGCACGGGTAACGATCTCATTAATTTGGAACTCCTCTCTGGTGATGATTCCGTAAGTTCTAATAACATAACCGTTAATGGTGATACTGGGAATGATCAAATTAGCATAATTCTCGTGGGAGCAGATGCTGACGTATATAGTAATACGATAAATGTTAATGGTGGTGCTGGTAATGATCTCATTAGCATTTCATTGACTGGTGGCTCTAATACTGCCGTTTACAGTAATACCATAAATATTGATGGTGGTGCGGGTAAAGATACGATTAATCTTGACATTAATGGTTTATTCAGCGATTTGGCAGTTACAACCCCTAGTGTTACAACCCTTGCTAAAAATGACATCAATTTAACCTATAACACCCTTGCAGACTTAGGAGATCTAATTAATGGAGTACCTACTACGGCTAATGAGGCGGTGATATTCAGATTCAATCGCACTGTATTTAACGGAGATGCAAATAATGACGGTATTTTAGATAGTCCTTTAAGTCCTTATTTTAGTTTCGATCAGGCTCAAGGTCGATTATTTTATGACGTTAACGGGGTTGCTTCTGGTGGTTCTGTATTAGTAGCTGATTTTGATTCTAGTATCATTATTACTGCTGATAATATCACATTTTTCTAA
- a CDS encoding tetratricopeptide repeat-containing sulfotransferase family protein, protein MYSKPEKTLNIELKIIEKLILEEKLEEAENKCLQLEKQQPNDPIVAHALGLIYYMRQKYDAAIAKFKITVTQVTNNANFYNNLAEALRRKGEFNEALNCFHSALLVQPAFPKAHLGIANTLIDLKRYQDARARFEFMIKLDPSFAPAYHYLGVMLTTLEATKEAIPILRKAIALKKDYYEAKFSLANALEQDSQTKEALQIYYELLKEKPHDASVHNNCGNILRTLGKLEEAEEHVRKAIQYNPEHVSAYYNRSAKHFALEVTPQQLQRLEELILDPSVSDEDRSNLHFTLARYYDGQKNYQTAFNHYKQGNDIDSRKEPYNHETQAKVFSIFKSFFTKEFFATHPHFGSSSEAPVFIFGMPRSGTTLVEQILSSHPQVYGAGELKYISQIIQSLAGEFSNKAGYPACLNLLNPINSCSIGETYVNKVRDLVQDDKENILRITDKMPGNFTNLGLISLLLPNAKLIHCRRNPMDSCFSCFTQHFTQVIVYTRQLEDLGNYYQLYEDLMAHWHNVLPIPILDVSYENMVENTEEISRKIIDFVGLEWDDACLNFHETERKVKTASLEQVRKPIYTSSIGKWKRYEEFLEPLKKSLGKYAPLPESLF, encoded by the coding sequence ATGTATTCAAAACCAGAGAAAACTTTAAATATAGAGCTTAAAATTATTGAAAAGCTGATTTTAGAAGAAAAATTAGAAGAAGCAGAAAATAAATGTTTGCAGTTGGAAAAACAACAACCTAACGATCCTATTGTTGCCCATGCTTTAGGATTAATTTATTATATGCGTCAAAAATATGATGCTGCGATCGCCAAATTTAAAATTACGGTAACTCAAGTTACTAACAATGCTAATTTTTATAATAATTTAGCGGAGGCATTGCGTCGTAAAGGGGAATTTAATGAAGCCTTAAATTGTTTTCATAGTGCTTTATTAGTACAACCTGCTTTTCCTAAAGCTCATTTAGGTATTGCTAACACCCTTATTGATTTAAAACGCTATCAGGATGCTAGAGCTAGATTTGAATTTATGATTAAATTAGATCCTAGTTTTGCACCAGCATATCATTATTTAGGAGTGATGCTAACTACCTTAGAAGCAACAAAAGAGGCAATTCCGATTTTGCGCAAAGCTATCGCTCTTAAAAAAGATTATTATGAGGCAAAATTTAGTTTAGCTAATGCTCTTGAACAAGATTCTCAAACAAAAGAAGCACTACAAATTTATTATGAGTTACTCAAAGAAAAACCCCATGATGCTTCAGTGCATAATAATTGCGGTAATATTTTACGAACTTTAGGAAAACTAGAAGAAGCTGAAGAACATGTCCGAAAAGCAATCCAATACAATCCTGAACACGTTTCAGCTTATTATAATCGGTCAGCGAAGCATTTTGCCCTAGAAGTCACTCCTCAACAACTACAAAGATTAGAAGAGTTAATTTTAGATCCTAGTGTCAGTGATGAAGATCGTAGTAATTTACATTTTACTTTAGCTCGTTATTATGATGGTCAGAAAAATTACCAAACTGCTTTTAATCATTATAAACAGGGTAATGACATCGACAGTCGAAAAGAACCTTATAATCATGAAACCCAAGCTAAAGTATTTTCGATTTTTAAATCTTTTTTTACTAAGGAATTTTTTGCTACTCATCCTCATTTTGGTAGTTCTTCCGAAGCACCAGTTTTTATTTTTGGAATGCCTCGATCAGGTACTACTTTAGTAGAGCAAATTTTGTCTAGTCATCCTCAAGTTTATGGAGCTGGAGAATTAAAATATATATCGCAAATAATACAATCCTTAGCAGGTGAGTTTAGTAATAAGGCAGGGTATCCAGCGTGTTTAAATTTATTGAATCCAATTAATTCTTGCAGTATAGGAGAAACTTACGTTAATAAAGTTAGAGATTTAGTACAAGATGATAAAGAAAATATTTTACGAATCACAGACAAAATGCCGGGTAATTTTACCAATTTGGGCTTAATTTCTCTATTGTTACCTAATGCAAAATTAATTCACTGTCGGAGAAATCCTATGGATAGTTGTTTTTCCTGTTTTACTCAACATTTTACACAGGTAATTGTTTATACGAGGCAATTAGAAGACTTAGGAAATTATTATCAATTATATGAAGATTTAATGGCTCACTGGCATAACGTGTTGCCGATACCTATTCTTGACGTAAGTTATGAAAATATGGTAGAAAACACTGAAGAAATAAGTCGCAAAATTATTGATTTTGTTGGTTTAGAATGGGATGATGCTTGTCTTAACTTCCATGAAACAGAACGTAAAGTTAAAACTGCAAGTTTAGAGCAAGTCAGAAAACCCATTTATACTTCTTCTATTGGCAAATGGAAACGTTATGAAGAATTTTTAGAACCTCTCAAGAAATCTTTAGGGAAATATGCCCCTCTTCCAGAATCTCTTTTTTAA
- the fba gene encoding class II fructose-bisphosphate aldolase (catalyzes the reversible aldol condensation of dihydroxyacetonephosphate and glyceraldehyde 3-phosphate in the Calvin cycle, glycolysis, and/or gluconeogenesis), translating into MALVPMRLLLDHAAEHDYGIPAFNVNNLEQILSIMDAANETDSPVILQASRGARSYAGENFLRHLILAAAETYPHIPIAMHQDHGNSPATCYSAIRNGFTSVMMDGSLQADAKTPATFEYNVAVTAEVVKVAHSVGASVEGELGCLGSLETGMGEAEDGHGFEGKLDHSQLLTDPDEAVEFVERTQVDALAVAIGTSHGAYKFTRKPTGEILAISRIEEIHAKLPNTHLVMHGSSSVPQEWLDMINKYGGNIPETYGVPVEEIQKGIKSGVRKVNIDTDNRLAITAAIREAAFKDPSNFDPRHFLKPSIKYMKQVCLERYQQFWTAGNASKIKQVSLDDFAKKYAKGELSSTSKKTVVV; encoded by the coding sequence ATGGCTTTAGTTCCCATGAGGTTACTATTAGATCACGCAGCAGAACATGATTATGGAATTCCTGCATTTAACGTTAACAACTTAGAGCAAATTCTATCTATCATGGATGCGGCTAACGAAACTGATAGCCCCGTCATTTTACAAGCATCTCGTGGCGCTCGCAGTTATGCAGGAGAAAATTTCCTCCGTCACCTTATTTTAGCGGCGGCAGAAACTTATCCTCACATTCCCATTGCTATGCACCAAGATCACGGTAATAGTCCTGCTACTTGTTATTCTGCTATCCGTAACGGTTTTACTAGCGTTATGATGGACGGTTCATTACAAGCAGATGCAAAAACTCCTGCTACTTTTGAATATAACGTTGCTGTTACCGCAGAAGTAGTTAAAGTAGCTCATTCTGTAGGTGCTAGTGTTGAAGGAGAATTAGGTTGTTTAGGTTCTCTGGAAACTGGTATGGGTGAAGCAGAAGATGGTCACGGTTTTGAAGGTAAACTAGATCATTCTCAGCTTTTAACAGATCCTGATGAAGCAGTAGAATTTGTAGAAAGAACTCAAGTTGACGCTTTAGCAGTAGCGATTGGTACAAGTCATGGTGCTTACAAATTTACTCGTAAGCCTACTGGTGAAATTCTTGCTATTAGCCGTATTGAAGAAATCCACGCTAAATTACCTAATACTCACTTAGTAATGCACGGTTCTTCTTCCGTACCTCAAGAGTGGTTAGACATGATCAATAAATACGGTGGCAACATTCCTGAAACCTATGGCGTACCTGTAGAAGAAATCCAAAAAGGAATTAAGAGTGGTGTTCGTAAAGTAAACATTGATACTGATAATCGTTTAGCTATTACTGCGGCTATTCGTGAGGCAGCTTTCAAAGATCCTTCTAACTTCGATCCTCGTCACTTCTTGAAACCCTCTATCAAATACATGAAACAAGTATGTTTAGAGCGTTATCAACAATTCTGGACTGCTGGAAATGCTAGTAAAATTAAACAAGTTAGTCTTGATGATTTTGCGAAAAAATATGCGAAAGGTGAATTAAGTTCTACCAGCAAAAAAACCGTAGTTGTGTAG
- the mscL gene encoding large conductance mechanosensitive channel protein MscL, which yields MTANRSRNFFADFRDFILRGNVIDLAVAVIIGGAFNGIINSLVEDIVTPAILSPAIKAAGVDKLSDLSISGIKYGLFLSSVINFLVIAFCLFFIIRIFEGVKQKLIRKEELALAEESAIEKEEAKEEILVQENLTKAIEALTEVINNKSINN from the coding sequence ATGACAGCTAATCGAAGTAGAAATTTTTTCGCTGATTTTCGTGATTTTATTCTGCGGGGTAATGTTATTGATTTAGCCGTAGCAGTTATTATTGGAGGTGCATTTAATGGTATTATCAACTCTCTTGTTGAAGATATTGTAACTCCTGCAATTTTATCTCCTGCTATCAAAGCCGCTGGGGTAGATAAATTATCAGATTTAAGTATTTCTGGGATTAAATATGGTTTATTCTTATCTTCTGTTATCAATTTCCTCGTTATTGCCTTTTGTTTATTTTTCATTATCCGCATTTTTGAAGGGGTAAAGCAAAAACTAATTCGCAAGGAAGAGTTAGCATTAGCCGAAGAATCCGCCATAGAAAAAGAAGAAGCTAAAGAAGAAATTTTAGTACAAGAAAATTTAACTAAAGCTATTGAAGCTCTTACGGAAGTAATTAATAATAAATCAATTAATAATTAG
- a CDS encoding SulP family inorganic anion transporter: MQITNKINFRNIQGDVFGGLTAAVIALPMALAFGIASGAGASAGLWGAVLVGFFAALFGGTPTLISEPTGPMTVVMTAVIANSIAASPENGMAMAFTVVMMAGLFQILFGFLKLGKYVTMMPYTVISGFMTGIGLILIILQTAPFLGQASPKGGVIGTIQNIPDLLSNINPLETILAVVTVVILYIVPSKYKRIVPPQLLALILCTVASLVFFGDANIRRIGEIPTGLPALQIPTFEPSQLRTMVFNALVLGMLGCIDALLTSVVADSLTRTEHDSNKELIGQGLGNLFSGLFGGIAGAGATMGTVVNIQTGATTALSGITRALVLFVVVVWAAPLTASIPLAVLAGIALKVGINIMDWGFLKRVHKISWKATAIVYGVIALTVFVDLMVAVGVGVFIANILTIDKLSELRSKSVKIISTADDEIPLTDEETQILDLAEGRVLYFHLSGPMIFGVAKAIDREHNAIANYDVLIVNLSEVPILGVTSSLALENAIKEAIDNDHEVIVVGATGKVRNRLEKLGIAGLIPEYHWMTDRLLALQEGLAIVREKQTQNYNEDLIISNE; the protein is encoded by the coding sequence ATGCAAATAACAAATAAAATAAATTTTCGGAATATACAAGGTGACGTATTTGGAGGCTTAACTGCAGCCGTAATAGCCTTACCTATGGCTTTAGCATTTGGCATCGCTTCGGGTGCTGGTGCATCTGCTGGTTTATGGGGTGCGGTGTTAGTAGGATTTTTCGCCGCTTTATTTGGTGGTACTCCTACTTTAATATCAGAGCCTACAGGACCGATGACTGTTGTAATGACTGCTGTTATTGCTAACTCTATCGCTGCAAGTCCTGAGAATGGTATGGCGATGGCTTTTACGGTGGTAATGATGGCAGGTTTATTTCAAATTTTATTTGGCTTCTTAAAGTTAGGTAAATATGTAACCATGATGCCTTATACCGTTATTTCGGGTTTTATGACGGGTATTGGTTTAATCCTAATTATCTTACAAACCGCTCCTTTTTTAGGTCAAGCTAGTCCTAAAGGTGGCGTTATCGGTACAATTCAGAATATTCCTGATTTACTGTCTAATATAAATCCTTTAGAAACGATTTTAGCGGTAGTGACGGTGGTTATTCTCTACATTGTGCCTTCTAAGTATAAGCGTATTGTACCTCCTCAATTATTAGCATTAATTCTTTGTACAGTCGCTTCTTTAGTCTTTTTTGGTGATGCGAATATTCGTCGTATTGGAGAAATTCCTACAGGTTTACCAGCTTTACAAATACCAACTTTTGAGCCTAGCCAACTGCGTACAATGGTGTTTAATGCTCTAGTTTTAGGAATGTTAGGTTGTATTGATGCACTGTTAACTTCTGTGGTTGCAGATAGTTTAACTCGTACGGAGCATGATTCCAATAAAGAATTAATTGGGCAAGGTTTAGGTAATTTATTTTCTGGTCTATTTGGTGGTATCGCTGGTGCTGGTGCTACTATGGGTACTGTCGTTAACATTCAAACTGGAGCAACTACTGCCTTATCAGGTATAACCCGTGCTTTAGTCTTATTTGTAGTTGTAGTTTGGGCAGCACCTTTAACCGCTAGTATTCCTCTAGCTGTGTTAGCAGGAATTGCACTGAAAGTTGGTATTAATATTATGGACTGGGGTTTCCTGAAACGGGTTCATAAAATTTCATGGAAAGCCACCGCTATCGTTTATGGTGTAATTGCTTTAACGGTATTTGTTGATTTAATGGTAGCCGTTGGAGTAGGTGTTTTTATTGCTAATATCTTAACCATTGATAAATTATCTGAATTGCGTTCAAAATCTGTTAAAATAATCAGTACGGCTGATGATGAAATTCCCCTCACTGATGAAGAAACCCAAATCTTAGATTTAGCAGAAGGGCGAGTATTATACTTCCATTTAAGTGGTCCTATGATTTTTGGTGTTGCCAAAGCCATCGACAGAGAACATAATGCGATCGCCAATTATGATGTATTGATTGTCAATTTAAGCGAAGTACCAATTTTAGGGGTGACATCTTCCTTAGCTTTAGAAAATGCGATTAAAGAAGCGATCGATAACGATCATGAAGTTATAGTAGTAGGTGCAACAGGTAAAGTCAGAAATCGCTTAGAAAAATTGGGTATTGCGGGTTTAATTCCCGAATATCATTGGATGACAGACAGACTTCTTGCCTTACAAGAAGGTTTAGCAATTGTCAGAGAAAAACAAACCCAAAATTATAATGAAGATTTAATAATTAGTAATGAATAA
- a CDS encoding pentapeptide repeat-containing protein, with translation MSESEENNQPQSFLIKIVKRFQKTLSSFINAIAEAITSSVHIPEIAIGPIVGALISATTTLIIGFLTISNIFSEQFLYRPLQIQDNNANYNLELERYYQTILTEYLNYTAQLTLDYPLWKLQQNPYLLRANTQTALSEIDGERKRYIIMFLQDTHLLTFNNYNKSIPLLKNANLVEAKLQNLDLSNANFTGADLTKANLNQANLHKSIFVGSKLTNVNLTNADLRSVNLEKTDLLNANLTNACYDNFTKFDPEFDPDKAKMRLISTFSHCDFIPMEKDVKNKL, from the coding sequence ATGTCAGAGTCTGAGGAAAATAATCAACCTCAATCTTTTTTAATTAAAATTGTTAAACGTTTTCAAAAAACTTTATCTTCTTTTATTAATGCCATCGCAGAAGCCATCACTTCTTCTGTACATATCCCCGAAATTGCCATTGGTCCTATCGTGGGAGCTTTAATCAGTGCTACTACTACTTTAATTATCGGTTTTCTGACTATATCTAACATTTTTAGCGAACAATTTCTGTATCGTCCTTTACAAATCCAAGATAATAATGCTAACTACAACCTAGAATTAGAGCGTTACTATCAAACTATTTTAACTGAATATTTAAATTATACTGCTCAGTTAACTTTAGATTATCCTCTCTGGAAATTACAACAAAATCCTTACTTATTAAGAGCTAATACTCAAACAGCTTTGTCAGAAATTGATGGTGAAAGAAAACGTTATATTATTATGTTTCTACAAGATACACATTTATTAACTTTTAACAACTATAATAAATCGATACCTTTACTAAAAAATGCTAATTTGGTAGAGGCAAAATTGCAAAATTTAGATTTATCTAACGCTAACTTTACTGGTGCTGATTTAACGAAAGCAAATCTCAATCAAGCTAATTTACATAAAAGTATTTTTGTGGGAAGTAAACTCACTAATGTCAATTTAACTAATGCGGATTTAAGGAGTGTTAATTTAGAAAAAACTGACCTTCTTAATGCTAATTTAACGAATGCTTGTTACGATAACTTTACTAAATTTGATCCTGAATTTGATCCTGATAAAGCAAAAATGCGTTTAATATCAACCTTTTCCCATTGTGATTTTATACCTATGGAAAAAGATGTAAAAAATAAACTTTAA